Proteins found in one Labrenzia sp. VG12 genomic segment:
- a CDS encoding TIGR01459 family HAD-type hydrolase encodes MTVSAPLLVDGLHALAPSYKGILCDVWGVLHNGVSAFDGAHKALAQYRKETGGKVVLITNAPRPAKEVGEMLSDMGVSKDAYDDIVTSGDVTRVILAAESDKTLLHIGHNQHQPLYDGLNATFTENDDEAELISCTGLTNDEVETPDDYRDRLQKLVERKLTMICANPDIVVERGDRLIWCAGALARLYEDLGGEVVILGKPHAPIYDAAMERLAKLAGAPVAKEDVLAIGDGLPTDIRGAVSQDIDVLFITAGIHASDFGPSDAPDEHLIRRRLIEEGLRARAALPRLWW; translated from the coding sequence ATGACTGTTTCTGCACCGCTTCTTGTTGACGGGCTCCACGCCCTTGCGCCGTCCTATAAGGGCATCCTGTGTGATGTCTGGGGCGTGTTGCACAATGGTGTATCGGCTTTTGACGGCGCACACAAAGCCCTGGCGCAATACCGAAAGGAAACAGGCGGCAAGGTGGTCCTGATCACCAACGCCCCGCGCCCTGCCAAGGAAGTCGGCGAAATGCTCTCCGACATGGGTGTCTCCAAAGATGCCTATGATGACATCGTCACCTCCGGCGATGTCACACGGGTCATCCTGGCGGCGGAAAGCGACAAGACCCTTCTGCACATCGGGCACAATCAGCATCAGCCGCTTTACGACGGCCTCAACGCCACCTTCACGGAAAACGACGATGAGGCCGAGCTGATCAGCTGCACCGGTCTGACCAATGACGAAGTCGAAACGCCGGACGATTACCGGGACCGCCTGCAGAAGCTGGTCGAGCGGAAGCTGACCATGATCTGCGCCAATCCGGACATCGTCGTGGAACGCGGCGACCGGTTGATCTGGTGCGCCGGGGCCCTTGCCCGTCTTTATGAAGATCTGGGTGGCGAAGTCGTCATCCTGGGCAAACCGCATGCACCGATTTACGATGCCGCCATGGAACGCCTGGCAAAGCTTGCGGGCGCGCCGGTGGCAAAGGAAGACGTGCTGGCAATCGGCGATGGCCTGCCGACGGACATCCGCGGTGCCGTCTCCCAGGACATCGACGTCCTGTTCATCACCGCCGGCATCCACGCTTCCGATTTCGGTCCGAGCGACGCGCCGGATGAACATCTCATCCGCCGTCGGCTCATTGAAGAGGGCTTGAGAGCCCGCGCAGCGCTGCCGCGGCTCTGGTGGTAA
- the mutL gene encoding DNA mismatch repair endonuclease MutL translates to MAVRQLGEQIINQIAAGEVIERPASVIKELVENAVDAGATQVEIVTAAGGKTLMRVSDDGSGMRREDLQLAIRRHCTSKISDDDLFDIRTLGFRGEALPSIGSVARLAIQTRHKDEDHAWAIAVEGGKEQAPVPAARTKGTQVEVRDLFFATPARLKFLKSDRAEAAAITEIVKRIALAYPEIGFSLSGADRQAQSWPAARGSDPHLARIAQILGKDFVDNAMEIDAEREGVRLSGFAGLPTHHRGNAQHQFFFVNGRPVKDKLLLSGLRGAYADVLARDRHPVVVLFIDLDPAQVDVNVHPAKADVRFRDAQLVRGLLVGAIKHALVQSRHRSSTSNAAVALDAIRSQPGAAHYAGPSAGYAPQGGFAGQSRTAAEPRWAPDVFRPLETVDAPVAGFAEAARQAPLDQERFSEFAVPSADARAHDVPVEVEKTALPLGAARAQVHETYIIAQTGDGVVIVDQHAAHERLVYERLKEALAKKEVARQILLIPEIVELPEEDAARLAERAPDLEKVGLSLEAFGPGAIAVRETPAILGDMDIQGLVQNLADELAEWDTADGLKEKLDHVAATMACHGSVRAGRRMRPEEMDALLRDMEATPLSGQCNHGRPTWVELKLSDIEKLFGRK, encoded by the coding sequence ATGGCAGTCAGACAGCTTGGCGAACAGATAATCAACCAGATCGCGGCCGGGGAAGTCATCGAGCGGCCGGCCAGCGTTATCAAGGAGCTGGTCGAAAACGCCGTCGACGCCGGAGCAACGCAAGTTGAAATCGTGACGGCCGCCGGTGGCAAGACGCTGATGCGGGTGTCCGATGACGGCAGCGGTATGCGGCGGGAAGACCTGCAGCTGGCGATCCGCCGGCATTGCACATCGAAAATCTCTGACGACGACCTGTTCGACATCCGTACGCTCGGCTTTCGCGGAGAGGCGCTGCCCTCCATCGGCTCTGTCGCGCGCCTTGCGATCCAGACCCGGCACAAGGACGAGGACCATGCCTGGGCGATCGCCGTTGAAGGCGGCAAGGAACAAGCGCCGGTCCCGGCGGCCCGGACGAAGGGCACGCAGGTCGAGGTGCGGGATCTGTTTTTTGCAACACCCGCACGTCTGAAGTTCCTGAAATCGGACCGTGCAGAAGCTGCGGCGATCACCGAAATCGTCAAGCGGATCGCACTTGCCTATCCGGAAATCGGCTTCTCGCTGTCGGGTGCGGATCGTCAGGCCCAGAGCTGGCCGGCCGCGCGTGGCAGCGACCCGCATCTGGCCCGCATCGCCCAGATCCTGGGCAAGGACTTCGTTGACAACGCGATGGAGATCGACGCCGAACGCGAAGGCGTGCGCCTGTCGGGATTTGCCGGACTGCCCACCCATCACCGCGGCAATGCCCAGCACCAGTTCTTTTTCGTCAATGGCCGTCCGGTGAAGGACAAGCTGCTCCTGTCCGGTCTGCGGGGCGCCTATGCGGATGTGCTGGCCCGCGACCGGCATCCGGTTGTTGTCCTGTTCATCGATCTCGATCCGGCGCAGGTGGATGTCAACGTGCACCCGGCCAAGGCGGATGTGCGCTTCCGCGATGCCCAGCTGGTGCGCGGCCTTCTGGTCGGGGCGATCAAGCATGCGCTGGTCCAGTCCAGACACCGATCCTCCACCTCGAATGCAGCTGTCGCCCTCGACGCGATCCGGTCTCAGCCGGGAGCGGCTCACTACGCGGGACCATCGGCCGGATATGCGCCCCAGGGTGGATTTGCAGGCCAGAGCCGGACGGCGGCCGAGCCGCGCTGGGCACCGGATGTGTTCCGGCCCCTGGAAACGGTCGATGCACCTGTCGCCGGTTTCGCCGAAGCGGCGCGGCAGGCCCCCCTGGACCAGGAACGATTTTCTGAATTTGCGGTCCCGTCTGCCGATGCACGTGCTCATGACGTACCGGTGGAAGTCGAAAAGACGGCGTTGCCGCTCGGAGCGGCGCGGGCCCAGGTCCACGAGACCTACATCATCGCCCAGACCGGCGACGGAGTGGTGATCGTTGACCAGCATGCGGCCCATGAACGGCTCGTCTATGAACGTTTGAAGGAGGCCCTGGCGAAAAAGGAAGTTGCCCGGCAGATCCTGCTGATCCCGGAAATAGTCGAACTTCCGGAAGAGGATGCTGCCCGGCTTGCCGAACGCGCGCCGGACCTTGAAAAGGTAGGGCTCTCGCTGGAGGCCTTTGGCCCCGGTGCGATTGCGGTTCGGGAAACGCCGGCCATCCTGGGCGACATGGACATTCAGGGCCTTGTGCAGAATCTTGCCGATGAACTTGCCGAATGGGATACGGCGGATGGGCTGAAGGAAAAGCTTGACCATGTTGCCGCCACGATGGCCTGTCATGGCTCCGTCCGGGCCGGCCGGCGCATGCGACCTGAGGAAATGGACGCGCTGCTGCGCGACATGGAGGCAACGCCGTTGTCGGGCCAGTGCAATCATGGCCGGCCGACATGGGTGGAGCTGAAGCTGAGCGACATTGAAAAACTGTTTGGTCGCAAGTAA